From a region of the Thiovulum sp. ES genome:
- a CDS encoding putative nucleic acid-binding protein, contains PIN domain (PFAM: PIN domain) encodes MKLFLDTNILLDLIQNRKEVQNAKAIINAVKKGFFEGSTALITLTNIDYIVKKQNIDSLKFIEFINSNFKILDGSNEEVFKALKIENRDFEDNIQIAIAKKYKCEVIITNDKKFPKNQGIEVLNSEEFIEKYIL; translated from the coding sequence ATGAAGCTTTTTTTAGATACAAATATTTTATTGGATTTAATTCAAAATAGAAAAGAAGTCCAAAATGCAAAAGCGATTATAAATGCTGTAAAAAAAGGTTTCTTTGAGGGAAGCACAGCACTTATTACTTTAACAAATATCGACTATATTGTAAAAAAGCAAAATATAGATTCATTGAAATTTATTGAATTTATAAACTCAAATTTCAAGATTCTTGATGGTTCAAATGAAGAAGTTTTCAAAGCATTAAAAATAGAAAATAGAGACTTTGAAGATAATATTCAAATTGCAATTGCAAAAAAATATAAATGTGAAGTAATAATTACAAATGATAAAAAATTTCCCAAAAACCAAGGAATAGAAGTTTTAAATTCTGAAGAGTTTATAGAAAAATACATCCTTTAA